AGCTGCGCGAAGATGACGAGCTGGTCGATGTTGCGGTGACGCAAAAAGGGGATGAGGTTGTCGTCTCGACCAAGAACGGCATGGCCATTCGCTTCAACGAGTCGGACGCCCGGCCGATGGGACGCAATACCAGCGGTGTGAAGGGCATTAATCTGACGACCGGCGACGAGCTGGTCGGTATGGTCGTGGCCGATCCCGATGCAACGTTGCTCACGGCTTGCGAGCACGGATATGGCAAACGCACGCCGTTCGGTCCGAATAGTCCTTCGTCGGCCAGCGCCGGTGACGAGGCCGTCGGAGAGGAAGGTGCCGTCGTTGATGACCATGTCGCCGACGAGCCGGAAGTAGAAACAGCCGAGCCGGCCGAAAGTGACGAGGCCGACGGCGGCAACTCGTCGCATCGTTACCGTACCCAGCGGCGCGGCGGCAAGGGCCTGCGCGATATCAAGGCCACAGACCGCAACGGGCCGGTCGTCGGCGTCGTGAGCGTACGCGAAGACGATGAAGTTTTGATGATGACCGCGCGTGGCAAGATTCAGCGCATCGTGGCCGGCGAGATCAGCTCGATCGGCCGCAACACGCAGGGCGTACGAATCATGAGCCTGGACGAGGGAGACACGCTGGCGGCCGTGGTGCTCGTGCCTCGCGACGAAACGGCGGGCGAAGGCGAGACCGAGGCGCCAGAACCAACCGCAGAACCACCAGCCTAAGCGGGCGTACCACCGGCCTGGCAAGCAGACGCGCCGCAGGCCTGAGAATCAGGCATCCCACCAGCCTAAGCGGGCGTACCCTATAATTGGTCGTGCAAGGCGGCCCAACAAGCAGGTGTGCTACCTGCCTAGAGTGTTTTTTTCGTGTCCCATTAGTCGACGATATTCTCGATGGCAAAGCGCGCACTCATTACGGGCATCACGGGTCAAGACGGGTCGTACCTGGCCTCGTTTCTGTTGGACAAAGGGTACGAGGTCCACGGCATGGTGCGCCGTTCGAGCACCGAAAGCTCGGAGCGGATCGAACACCTGCGCGACCGCATCAAGCTGCACCAGGCCGACCTGCTGGATCAATTGTCGCTGGTGAACCTAGTGCGCGACGTGCAGCCGCACGAGGTTTACAACCTGGCCGCCCAAAGCTTCGTGCCGACCAGTTGGCTGCAGCCGCTATTGACCGGCGAGTTTACGGCGCTGGGTGTGACGCGCATGCTCGAAGCGATCCGTCTGGTCGACCCCACGATCCGTTTTTTTCAGGCCTCGAGCAGCGAAATGTTCGGCCGCGTGCGCGAAGAGCCGCAGACCGAGCAGACCCCGTTCTGGCCGCGCAGCCCTTATGCCGTGGCCAAGGCCTATGGGCATTTCATCACGGTCAATTACCGCGAGAGCTACGACATTCGCGCCTGCTCAGGCATTATGTTCAATCACGAATCGCCGCTACGGGGCAAGGAATTCCTGCCGCGCAAAGTGAGCGACGGCGTAGCCCGGATCAAGTTGGGCATGCAGGAACGGCTGCCTTTGGGGAACCTCGACGCCGAGCGTGACTGGGGCTTCGCCGGCGATTTCGTCCGCGCCATGTGGTTGATGTTGCAGCAGGATGAGCCGGACGACTACGTGATCGCGACCGGCGAAAAGCATTCGGTGCGAAAGCTGGTCGACCTGGCCTTTGCGCACGTCGGGCTCGACCCGGCGAAATACGTCGTGATCGATCCGGCGCTGTATCGTCCGGCCGAGGTCAACCATCTGCGGGGCGACTACAGCAAAGCCCGGCGCGTGCTGGGTTGGGAGCCGACGATCGATTTTCCCGCGCTGATCGCGATGATGGTCGATGCCGATCTGGAACGGGTGGAGCGGGAACTGGCCTCGGGCGCAGCGGGAAGCTCGCCTATCGGCTAGTTCGCCGATAGGTTGTTGCGGCTCGTTAAAGATCGCGTGATCATTACGCATCTTTTGGCAGCGTTCTCGCGTTTGTTTCCCTTTTTCGTTGCTGCGCGCGAGAATGCAGAGAATGGCGATCGGTTCTCCGGCTTTTGCACCGCGCCGGCTTTCGCGCGACGCTGCCCGGCATTTCGTGGCGGTGGTACTTTTCTGTGGTGCATGGAAGGGGTCGACGATGAAAGGCGTGGTATCTGCATCACTGGCCGGCGCTGTGGCCGGATTTCTGGCGGCGCTCGGTGTGGTGGGTGGCACAGTATCGGGGCCGCACGGCGGCGGCCTGACGGACGTCAGCCTGCTGGCGGTGGCGGCGGCACGCGAACCCGGCGCAGCGACGATCGGCGATAGCACCGCGCCGGCTCCTGCCCAGCAGGTTCCCACGGATCCGCAAGAGTTGGACGTGGCTTACGCCGACATATCGCTGAAGCTATTGAAGCTCGACTTGCAAAAGATGACCGATCTGCAGGCCCGCGTGCGCGGCTCGATCACGGCCAGCCAGTTCGACCGCGTGGACGGGCAGGTGCGCGTGGCTGAAGAGTACTTGCGGCTGACCCGACAGGGGAAAGGAACGCGCGGGGCGCACAATGTTCTGCGAGCGCGCGAGGCACTGCGCAACGCCGAGTTCGTGTGGAAGACCGCCCAGCAAGTGAAGGTAGCGGCCAACGCGATCAGCGATATCGAACTGGCGCGGCTGCGGATGGTGATCGAGGTCGAACGGGTGATGGTCGTTCGTGCCGAGGCGGCCGCGGCGAAGAATTCCATGATCGACGACTTGGCCTGGGAAAACGACCAGATGCGCGACGAGGTGCAACGCCTGCGTTATCGTTTCGAGGCGTTGACGGCGCGGCGATAGTCGCTGGGTGATAGTCGCCACGAAAAACGCGAAAAGCCACGAAAAGAAGGCGGGGAGATATAATCCGCAGATTGCACAGATTTCGCAGATGAGGAACTACGGAAGAGTTTGGCCACCGAGGCCACAGAGTCCTCCGAGGGTACGAGGGGCGATAAGAAGCGAGGCATCGGCGCCTCGCTTTTTTAAATCTGCGCAATCTGCGGATTAAGCCTGTCTGCTTTGGTTTCTTCCTCTTCGTACCGTTTCGTGTTTTTTGTGGCTTTCTTCGTCCGGCAACGGAGAATTAGGAACCCTTGCTGGCGCTGCGGGCTATTTGCTCGCTCCAGAGAAGTTCGTACGTTTGCGCCGCTATTGTTTTGTGGCCAGGTTGGCGGCTTGAAAATCGCAGGCGCGGTGCGCGCCGTCGCAGAATGGCTTGTTCGCGGATTGGCCACAGCGGCAGAGGGCGATGTTCGGCTTGTCACCAGAAATCGTGAACGCGTTTCCTTCGTGATCGACGATCGTCACCGGCCCCTCGACCACCAGCGGTCCGTTGGCGCGGCAGCGGATGCGAACTTCAGGCATAACACGTTTCCTTGTCTCGGACTTCCTTATTTCGGACTGTCCGGTGGAGTCTCTGCAGAGGACGTCTCGGGGGCGACGTGCAGGATGATCAGGGCACGTGTTGTATTTCCAGACTGGCTTTGCCCTTGAACTGACGGTACATCCGCGGGCGCCGTGGGCTCGGGCGTGGTCGGTGGCGCTACTGGCATTTGCTTGAGCTGAACCTGACGCAGGGCCCTGGCTTGCGGAGTCGCTTTTGCGTCCTGCCCCGCTGCGCTGGAGCCTTTCGTTCTCGCAATGTCAGAGACGCCGAACGTCGATTGCGCCGCGGCGAGCGGAACCTGCCGGGCGCGGTTAAGTGGCGATTGCTCATTCGAATGGCTGTCGGACGAAGGCTTGCTACTCGCTCCGGCGACGCCAGTCTCACCAGGCTTGGAAGCTGTTGGCGCCGTGGATATATCCGACGATTGGTCGTAGGTGACCAACGCCTCGGGCGGCGCCGCGACGCGATTGAACCGGACGTTGCGAAAAGTCTCGCTGGCCGACAGCGAGTTGATCGCCGTTTGCAATTGCTCGGTGTTGGCCAGAACGTAGACCGCGTCGGATGTGGTATCCGAGGGTAAATCTTTTTTCTCCGCCGCTTCCTGTTTGTCAGCGGCTGTCGACTGCAAAGCCACGGCGTCTTTATCTTGTGCCGTCGACTTGGTTTTCATGGCCGATGGTTCCCACGCGATTTGATTTGCCATCAGCAGGCCGCGCAGGTCGGCTTCGGCGACAGCCGCCGAAGTGACGTCGCATTCGACCACGAGCAAGTGATCGTTCCCGGTGTCGAACAAACTAAGGTCAGCTTGCGTCGCCACGGCATCGGAAAGCATCGCGCCTGCGGCTTGAACGTCGCGTGCCACTTGCGAAGGGGGCGCCGGTGCGGCTTGGGGAGCATGAGCGGGCGCGGCCATGGGGCCAGGGACCGCCTTCTTG
The Pirellulales bacterium genome window above contains:
- the gmd gene encoding GDP-mannose 4,6-dehydratase, with the translated sequence MAKRALITGITGQDGSYLASFLLDKGYEVHGMVRRSSTESSERIEHLRDRIKLHQADLLDQLSLVNLVRDVQPHEVYNLAAQSFVPTSWLQPLLTGEFTALGVTRMLEAIRLVDPTIRFFQASSSEMFGRVREEPQTEQTPFWPRSPYAVAKAYGHFITVNYRESYDIRACSGIMFNHESPLRGKEFLPRKVSDGVARIKLGMQERLPLGNLDAERDWGFAGDFVRAMWLMLQQDEPDDYVIATGEKHSVRKLVDLAFAHVGLDPAKYVVIDPALYRPAEVNHLRGDYSKARRVLGWEPTIDFPALIAMMVDADLERVERELASGAAGSSPIG
- a CDS encoding CDGSH iron-sulfur domain-containing protein, with protein sequence MPEVRIRCRANGPLVVEGPVTIVDHEGNAFTISGDKPNIALCRCGQSANKPFCDGAHRACDFQAANLATKQ